The following proteins are co-located in the Sporolactobacillus pectinivorans genome:
- a CDS encoding Fur-regulated basic protein FbpA, with protein sequence MSALLRQVVEIRRQELIDQLIEADVFKKDGKQLFELTLTELENEYRSLRSRSHF encoded by the coding sequence ATGAGTGCTTTATTACGACAGGTTGTGGAGATTAGACGTCAAGAACTTATTGATCAGCTGATCGAGGCAGATGTATTCAAAAAAGACGGAAAGCAGCTTTTTGAATTGACGTTAACAGAACTGGAAAACGAATACAGATCCCTTCGATCAAGGTCACATTTTTAA
- a CDS encoding S53 family peptidase codes for MDKHSLNGQDRQESSQKMPLPHSERSQVVNAQKIGPADPDEEMTVTVLVRRPSIDHLFGEKQVKQLSREEFAGSYGADQEDLKKVESFAKGHHLSVKEVNGAAGTIILSGKTADFNHAFGVQLQRYKHPNFTYRGHSDSIKIPKDLAGIIENVFGLDNRPQARTHFQILRETKNAVQSRQTSKSYTPEQVAQLYSFPTDSKASQQCIGIIELGGGYNPSELNEYFTELGIDAPVVIAVPVNGAGNQPTGDANGADGEVVLDIEVAGAVAPGVKIAVYFASNTDAGFLNAINKAVHDNENKPSVVSISWGSAESNWSEQAMQAMDRAFQDARALGVTICSAAGDRGSSDGVDDGLVHVDFPASSPNNLACGGTRLEGTGAVIADETVWNDGPDSSTGGGVSQYFALPEWQMSAQVPPSANPGAKVGRGVPDVAGNADPETGYRILVDGQRTVIGGTSAVAPLWAGLIALINQDLGRPVGFMNPTLYGGSSRSSLRDITKGNNDSSREANAYDARTGWDACTGMGSPIGTNLAGVFRV; via the coding sequence ATGGATAAACATTCGCTGAATGGACAAGATCGACAGGAAAGCTCGCAGAAAATGCCATTGCCTCACAGTGAGCGCTCTCAAGTAGTGAATGCTCAAAAAATCGGGCCGGCAGATCCGGACGAAGAAATGACAGTCACTGTTCTTGTGCGCCGCCCTTCGATTGACCATTTGTTTGGTGAAAAACAGGTAAAGCAGCTGAGCCGGGAAGAGTTTGCCGGTTCTTACGGAGCAGACCAGGAGGATTTGAAAAAGGTGGAATCTTTTGCAAAGGGCCATCATTTAAGTGTGAAAGAGGTTAATGGCGCTGCCGGAACGATCATTCTTTCAGGCAAAACGGCTGATTTTAATCATGCGTTCGGTGTTCAGTTGCAGCGATACAAACATCCGAATTTTACCTATCGTGGGCACAGCGATTCGATCAAAATTCCAAAGGACCTTGCCGGGATTATTGAAAATGTTTTTGGACTTGACAATCGTCCCCAGGCAAGAACGCATTTCCAGATTCTCCGTGAGACTAAGAACGCGGTTCAGAGTCGGCAGACATCGAAATCGTATACACCAGAGCAAGTCGCTCAACTATACAGTTTTCCCACCGACAGCAAGGCAAGTCAGCAATGTATCGGGATTATTGAACTGGGAGGTGGGTATAATCCAAGTGAGTTGAACGAATATTTTACAGAATTGGGTATTGATGCACCGGTAGTGATTGCAGTTCCGGTGAATGGTGCCGGCAATCAGCCGACTGGGGACGCCAATGGTGCGGATGGTGAAGTTGTTCTGGATATTGAAGTAGCGGGGGCGGTTGCACCGGGAGTGAAAATCGCTGTTTATTTCGCTTCCAATACGGATGCTGGTTTTCTGAATGCAATCAACAAAGCTGTTCATGATAACGAAAATAAACCTTCTGTTGTTTCGATCAGCTGGGGCAGTGCGGAGAGTAATTGGTCAGAACAGGCGATGCAAGCGATGGATCGTGCGTTCCAAGACGCTCGTGCGCTCGGTGTCACAATTTGCAGTGCGGCAGGGGATCGCGGTTCTTCTGATGGTGTCGATGACGGTCTCGTTCATGTAGATTTTCCCGCATCCAGCCCGAATAATCTTGCCTGTGGCGGCACAAGGCTGGAAGGGACAGGGGCGGTCATTGCGGACGAAACCGTTTGGAATGACGGGCCGGACAGTAGCACGGGAGGCGGCGTCAGCCAATATTTTGCTCTTCCCGAATGGCAGATGTCCGCTCAAGTGCCGCCTTCTGCCAACCCAGGGGCAAAGGTTGGTCGCGGAGTTCCGGATGTTGCCGGCAATGCGGATCCCGAAACGGGTTACCGGATTTTAGTGGACGGGCAGCGGACAGTCATTGGCGGGACCAGTGCTGTTGCACCGCTTTGGGCAGGACTTATCGCTCTGATCAATCAGGATCTCGGCCGCCCGGTTGGATTTATGAATCCCACGCTATATGGAGGATCTTCACGTTCTTCACTGCGAGATATCACAAAGGGAAATAATGATTCAAGCCGGGAAGCTAACGCTTATGATGCCCGTACAGGATGGGATGCGTGTACCGGTATGGGAAGCCCTATTGGTACAAATCTTGCCGGTGTCTTTCGGGTATAA
- a CDS encoding L,D-transpeptidase family protein produces the protein MVIRKINIIIISSITVFVVLIIVGIAGLSYYQATRFNHSIMINGTDVGGLTADQTIKKLKALVLKNEVYIGDKLIVNEKGTKAGFTNNDLPSVRSLLKKQQTWWPSSVAKDYSLVPSKAENERSQKLRGEVAAKIALMNKSLKAPLDARASLNQGRIFVSNSVGGEQYDTAKLLKDYDQHEYYSVIHLKAVRSVPIESDSTIVKNEKKKLQELVQKSVAYQVQNTTYTLKASDLIKNATVSKDMKMTIDTSGLENRVAAINRSQSTLNKNFQFKTHSGSVISVQGQSYGWALDVPAETKRIQDALEKGDTSLRAYNVYGVGYSTYGIGYHVTANHGIGDTYAEVSIEQQRIWIYQNGKLKVTTNVVTGRQDTHEDTPKGVWYIMYKQSPSTLVGSESGDPHYSVKVKYWAPFTDSGCGFHDAYWRHNWAPNAYLNQGSGGCVNTPPNVMKQVYDNLTQNEPVVIY, from the coding sequence ATGGTCATTCGCAAGATTAATATCATTATTATAAGCAGCATCACTGTTTTTGTCGTACTTATTATTGTGGGTATAGCGGGGCTGAGCTATTATCAGGCAACCCGGTTTAACCACTCAATCATGATCAATGGAACAGACGTGGGTGGACTGACAGCTGATCAGACAATAAAAAAGTTAAAGGCACTGGTTTTAAAAAATGAAGTCTATATCGGCGACAAGCTTATTGTAAATGAAAAGGGCACGAAGGCGGGTTTTACAAACAACGACCTGCCTTCAGTCAGAAGTTTGTTAAAAAAACAGCAGACGTGGTGGCCTTCTTCAGTTGCAAAGGACTATTCACTGGTGCCTTCAAAGGCAGAAAATGAACGCAGCCAAAAGCTGAGGGGAGAAGTAGCGGCCAAAATTGCGTTAATGAACAAAAGTCTTAAAGCACCGTTGGATGCCCGGGCCTCTTTGAATCAGGGCCGAATCTTTGTTTCTAATAGTGTAGGGGGCGAACAATATGATACTGCCAAACTATTAAAAGATTATGATCAACATGAGTATTACAGCGTGATCCATTTGAAAGCTGTGCGCTCAGTGCCGATCGAATCGGACAGCACAATTGTTAAGAATGAAAAGAAAAAACTGCAGGAACTTGTTCAGAAGTCTGTCGCTTACCAAGTTCAGAATACAACTTACACACTAAAAGCCAGTGATTTAATTAAAAATGCGACGGTATCCAAAGACATGAAGATGACGATTGACACAAGCGGCCTTGAGAATAGAGTCGCTGCGATCAACCGTTCCCAGTCAACGTTGAATAAAAATTTTCAATTCAAAACGCATTCCGGGTCGGTGATCTCGGTTCAAGGACAATCCTATGGATGGGCACTTGATGTTCCCGCCGAAACAAAACGGATTCAGGATGCCTTAGAAAAAGGGGATACGTCGCTGCGCGCCTATAATGTGTACGGAGTCGGTTACAGCACTTACGGCATTGGTTACCATGTTACAGCGAATCACGGTATCGGCGACACATACGCAGAAGTGTCCATTGAACAGCAACGTATCTGGATTTATCAAAATGGTAAATTAAAGGTGACGACCAATGTTGTCACGGGCAGACAGGATACCCATGAAGATACGCCTAAGGGAGTATGGTATATCATGTATAAACAATCCCCTTCAACACTTGTAGGCAGCGAATCTGGTGATCCGCATTATTCAGTAAAAGTGAAGTACTGGGCACCATTTACGGACAGCGGATGCGGTTTTCATGATGCCTATTGGCGCCATAACTGGGCACCTAATGCCTATCTGAACCAAGGATCGGGCGGTTGCGTCAATACCCCGCCGAATGTTATGAAACAGGTCTATGATAATCTCACGCAAAATGAACCAGTTGTTATTTATTAA
- the mgtA gene encoding magnesium-translocating P-type ATPase, whose translation MKKKIISNVSRSVSPVANELIIASRMETEELLKKYNTHLTGYNEEAAEDLRDKYGSNEISHQKPESVYKRLIGAFVNPFTVVLFILAIISFITDVVIAAPGEKDPSTVIIICTMVVISGLLRFIQETRSNNSAEKLKALVHTTAAVSRGEEGKKEVPLAEIVPGDIVFLAAGDMIPADVRVIACKDLFVSQSSLTGESEPLEKYDRSVKDDSQNPLDLPNLAFMGSNVVSGSATCIVLATGDYTCFGSMAKTITGKQVVTNFEKGVNSVSWVLIRFMMCMVPVVLFVNGFTKGDWFEAFLFALSVAVGLTPEMLPMIVTTNLAKGAVAMAKKKTIVKHLNSMQNFGAMDVLCTDKTGTITQDKVVLERYLDIDGHEDERILRHAFLNSYYQTGLKNLMDFAVLNHAKSEPYRSMQERYTKVDEIPFDFNRRRMSVVIRDHDGKTQLITKGAIEEMLSISAYAEYGGKIVELTDEIKKKILATAQRINGEGMRVLAVAQKTNPSVEGIFSVKDESNMVLIGYLAFLDPPKDTSMAAIKALNDYGVAVKVLTGDNDAVTRYVCKQVGLKVDNLLLGTDVDKMNDQELSEAAETTSVFAKLSPQQKERIVTILRENGHTVGFMGDGINDAAAMHKADVGISVDTAVDIAKESADIILLEKDLMVLERGVLEGRRTFGNIIKYIKMTASSNFGNMFSVVTASAFLPFLPMQPIQILFLNLIYDISCIAIPWDNMDEDYLKVPRKWDASSIGSFMIWLGPTSSVFDITTYIVMFFVICPAVAGGAYGVQGTNSGLFVTLFNAGWFVESLWSQTLVIHMLRTPKVPFIQSRASLPVLLFTSASIAVGTIVPYTPFGHILGMSAMPASYFPWLIGMIICYMLLATFLKTMYKRRYGELL comes from the coding sequence ATGAAAAAGAAAATTATTTCAAACGTTTCACGTTCTGTATCGCCTGTCGCAAATGAATTGATTATAGCGAGCAGAATGGAAACAGAAGAATTGCTAAAAAAGTATAATACCCATTTGACCGGATACAACGAAGAAGCTGCAGAGGATCTCAGAGATAAATACGGAAGCAACGAAATCTCTCACCAGAAGCCGGAATCGGTCTATAAAAGATTAATCGGGGCATTCGTCAATCCCTTTACGGTTGTGCTTTTTATACTTGCGATCATTTCGTTTATCACTGATGTCGTTATCGCGGCGCCCGGAGAGAAAGATCCTTCGACAGTTATCATTATTTGCACAATGGTAGTTATTAGTGGACTGCTTCGTTTCATTCAGGAAACGCGTTCCAACAATTCTGCCGAGAAGCTTAAAGCTTTAGTTCATACAACAGCAGCCGTTTCCCGCGGTGAAGAGGGCAAAAAGGAAGTGCCGCTTGCGGAGATCGTTCCCGGAGATATTGTCTTTCTGGCGGCAGGAGACATGATACCGGCTGATGTTCGTGTGATCGCCTGCAAAGACCTGTTTGTTAGCCAGTCCTCTCTTACCGGCGAGAGTGAGCCGCTTGAGAAGTATGACCGTTCAGTAAAGGATGACAGTCAAAATCCGCTGGATCTCCCTAATCTTGCCTTCATGGGCAGCAACGTTGTCAGCGGATCCGCCACTTGCATTGTTCTCGCCACGGGCGATTATACCTGTTTTGGTTCCATGGCCAAGACCATCACCGGAAAGCAAGTTGTGACAAACTTTGAAAAGGGCGTCAACTCAGTCAGCTGGGTGCTTATTCGCTTCATGATGTGCATGGTGCCTGTCGTATTGTTTGTCAATGGCTTTACGAAAGGTGACTGGTTTGAGGCGTTCTTATTTGCCCTCTCTGTCGCAGTCGGCCTGACACCTGAAATGCTGCCGATGATCGTAACCACCAACCTTGCAAAAGGCGCGGTTGCGATGGCGAAGAAAAAGACGATTGTCAAACATCTTAATTCGATGCAGAATTTTGGGGCGATGGATGTTCTCTGTACAGATAAGACCGGGACAATAACGCAGGACAAAGTCGTCCTGGAACGATACTTGGACATTGACGGTCATGAAGATGAAAGAATTCTGCGCCATGCATTTTTAAACAGCTATTACCAGACGGGGCTTAAAAACCTTATGGATTTTGCGGTTCTCAATCATGCTAAATCTGAGCCCTACCGTTCCATGCAGGAACGATACACTAAGGTGGACGAAATTCCGTTTGATTTCAACAGGCGAAGGATGAGCGTTGTCATCCGTGACCATGACGGTAAGACTCAGCTGATTACGAAAGGCGCAATCGAAGAAATGTTGTCGATCTCGGCCTACGCCGAGTATGGCGGTAAGATTGTTGAACTGACCGATGAGATTAAGAAGAAAATTCTTGCGACGGCACAAAGAATCAATGGTGAAGGCATGCGCGTTCTGGCTGTCGCGCAGAAAACCAATCCGTCTGTTGAAGGCATCTTTTCTGTAAAAGATGAATCCAACATGGTGCTGATCGGCTATCTGGCCTTTCTCGACCCTCCGAAGGATACGTCAATGGCGGCCATCAAGGCACTCAACGATTACGGAGTGGCTGTCAAGGTGCTGACTGGTGATAACGATGCGGTGACTCGATACGTCTGCAAACAAGTTGGACTGAAAGTCGATAACCTGCTGCTGGGTACAGATGTTGACAAGATGAATGACCAAGAGCTTTCCGAAGCTGCGGAAACCACAAGCGTTTTTGCAAAACTCAGCCCGCAGCAAAAAGAGCGGATTGTCACTATTTTAAGGGAAAATGGCCATACCGTTGGTTTCATGGGCGACGGGATTAATGATGCCGCCGCCATGCACAAGGCAGATGTCGGTATCTCAGTTGATACAGCAGTTGATATTGCAAAGGAATCTGCAGATATTATCCTGTTAGAAAAAGACTTGATGGTGCTTGAGCGGGGTGTCTTGGAAGGACGCCGTACTTTCGGAAATATAATTAAGTATATAAAAATGACGGCTAGTTCCAACTTCGGCAACATGTTTTCGGTAGTCACTGCCAGTGCGTTCCTTCCTTTCCTGCCGATGCAGCCCATTCAGATCCTTTTTCTGAATCTGATTTATGACATTTCCTGCATCGCGATTCCATGGGACAACATGGATGAGGACTATCTCAAGGTTCCGCGCAAATGGGATGCTTCTTCGATCGGCAGTTTTATGATCTGGCTGGGGCCAACTAGTTCAGTGTTTGATATCACTACCTACATTGTTATGTTCTTTGTCATTTGTCCGGCTGTTGCAGGTGGAGCGTACGGGGTTCAAGGCACCAACAGCGGACTGTTCGTCACTCTGTTTAACGCCGGGTGGTTTGTAGAGAGCCTGTGGTCGCAGACCCTTGTCATCCACATGCTGCGCACGCCCAAGGTTCCATTTATACAGAGCAGGGCGTCGCTGCCGGTTCTGCTGTTTACTTCCGCGTCCATCGCGGTTGGAACCATTGTCCCTTACACGCCTTTTGGGCACATATTGGGGATGTCGGCAATGCCTGCTTCTTATTTTCCATGGTTGATCGGCATGATCATTTGCTACATGCTGCTGGCGACATTCCTTAAAACAATGTATAAAAGAAGATATGGTGAACTGCTGTAA